In Cicer arietinum cultivar CDC Frontier isolate Library 1 chromosome 7, Cicar.CDCFrontier_v2.0, whole genome shotgun sequence, a single window of DNA contains:
- the LOC140918871 gene encoding nucleolar protein 56-like: protein MALFLLFEAANGSALFEAHCIDEIGQNTEAVRNSVTDLNRFGKVVKLRSFNLFTFALDALEQVNAVTEGVMTDELRTVLETNLPKVKEGKKPKFSLGVAESKLGSQIRD from the coding sequence ATGGCTCTGTTTCTTCTCTTCGAAGCCGCTAATGGTTCCGCCTTGTTCGAAGCTCACTGTATTGACGAGATCGGTCAGAACACCGAAGCTGTTAGAAACTCCGTTACGGATTTGAATAGGTTCGGTAAAGTTGTTAAGCTTCGCTCTTTCAACCTTTTTACCTTTGCTCTTGATGCACTCGAACAAGTTAACGCCGTCACCGAAGGTGTTATGACTGATGAGCTAAGGACTGTTTTGGAGACTAACTTACCTAAAGTGAAGGAAGGTAAAAAGCCAAAGTTCTCATTAGGTGTAGCTGAATCTAAGCTTGGTTCACAGATCCGTGACTAA